A window of the Choloepus didactylus isolate mChoDid1 chromosome 11, mChoDid1.pri, whole genome shotgun sequence genome harbors these coding sequences:
- the SMIM15 gene encoding small integral membrane protein 15 codes for MFDIKAWAEYVVEWAAKDPYGFLTTVILALTPLFLASAVLSWKLAKMIEAREKEQKKKQKRQENIAKAKRLKKD; via the coding sequence ATGTTTGATATAAAGGCTTGGGCTGAGTATGTTGTGGAATGGGCTGCAAAGGACCCATATGGCTTCCTTACAACAGTGATTTTGGCCCTTACTCCATTGTTCCTAGCAAGTGCTGTACTATCCTGGAAATTGGCCAAGATGATTGAGgccagggaaaaggagcagaagaagaaacaaaaacgtcaagaaaatattgcaaaagccAAACGACTAAAAAAGGATTGA